In Calditrichota bacterium, one genomic interval encodes:
- a CDS encoding GAF domain-containing protein: MIEKIPHTNGETNLSKDVLSSWDTILRITNLVHHGFFMIQAKNLRILQANAYSAKLTGYPVQELIGKSLESLHLSDEIPLIQLEIQRLEFEGKTEIEGIHVCQKNGFQIPVDIVFSRLPGTGEEGPIDYFLAVYREAVSGGWQDAYTRRNQELITLMEMGQTMASALDLEEIIDLSLIKIGTISHAVYASLFLKATDGNSELFRAQKIPPEEIVLFDQPWKVGLEEGPYRDVLDSKETLIVENVLEESRYERWQPIAQRIGYSATISIPLIPKDDAIGVLSLYYESPRQFLQDEINFLKTAGTYLAISIENSRLYKQYQQKTDQIAALNKIINSVNSSLDVEEVIRIIALEVQKIVDFDFISIMLFHDNTEHIQYFPLGTAPLAKRLGDKNWVPIENSNLGWINFWGESQEATDSGLEYGIHDRRSQIERELHSQIRALLMSKGKYIGTFSVGKLDKNAYSPAHKRLLKQIANQVSTAIENALLYQEVKRSMMEYSALVDVSNSLGLSLNSNVVVDSIVKAAAVAMGAKLSTIWFVGSSGSGRSVPENNVFDLMLKTPLAKKLKQMIVEKEPLSISDLHKEGFTPPEISDHPLSGNLKSYLGVPILSNGETIAILSVYWDQFHEIESREIRLLSAIASQATMALENARLFERERKRSAQLAMVNEVGKRIASTLNLNHLLDNVVRAIYEIFRYRNVSIYLSENAHERLVLKSQKGQLSDILKIGSENTETEGPIWKAYRSGHTVLINNLTRNERIDEGYPESGSLLSIPLKIAGRPMGVLALLAGDRNAFDERDVNAFEALSGQLSSAIQNSRLYEETRQNTEKLSRANEELEDFVFTVSHDLKAPIVSISGFTTILMTEYGDRIDEEGHHYLERIQGNVKQMENLIRDLLELSRIGRVVNPFERVAIADIVKTAIDDLLLQIKQKNVNVIVQEKMPEVVCDKARILQVFTNLISNAVKYIGNTPEPKIEIGFKELDESYQFYVKDNGIGIDPKYHKKIFELFHMLKELKSVEGTGVGLTIVRRIVENHRGRVWVESEKGKGSTFYFTLPKTQGEKTSD, from the coding sequence ATGATTGAGAAGATTCCTCACACAAATGGCGAAACAAATTTAAGCAAAGATGTCTTATCTTCGTGGGACACCATTCTTCGAATCACCAACCTGGTGCATCATGGTTTTTTTATGATTCAGGCAAAAAACCTGCGAATTTTGCAGGCAAATGCCTATTCTGCCAAGCTTACCGGATATCCTGTTCAAGAGCTTATCGGGAAAAGCCTTGAATCGCTTCATCTCTCGGATGAAATTCCTCTGATTCAGCTCGAAATTCAACGGCTGGAATTTGAGGGAAAAACAGAAATTGAAGGAATTCACGTCTGCCAAAAAAATGGATTTCAAATTCCGGTGGACATCGTCTTTTCGCGTCTTCCCGGAACCGGAGAAGAGGGGCCGATTGATTATTTTTTGGCTGTTTATCGGGAAGCCGTTTCAGGGGGGTGGCAGGATGCGTATACCCGCCGAAATCAGGAATTAATTACCCTGATGGAAATGGGGCAAACCATGGCATCGGCTCTTGACCTTGAGGAAATAATCGATCTTTCGCTGATCAAGATCGGAACGATCAGCCACGCCGTTTACGCCTCTCTGTTCTTAAAAGCGACTGATGGAAATTCGGAGCTTTTTCGGGCTCAAAAAATTCCACCGGAAGAAATTGTTCTTTTCGATCAACCCTGGAAAGTGGGTCTGGAAGAAGGCCCGTACCGGGATGTTCTGGATTCAAAAGAAACCCTCATTGTGGAAAATGTTCTGGAAGAATCCCGTTACGAAAGGTGGCAGCCCATTGCTCAGCGGATTGGCTACAGTGCCACCATCTCTATTCCTCTCATCCCCAAAGACGATGCAATTGGTGTGCTGAGTTTGTATTACGAGTCACCCAGACAATTCCTCCAGGACGAAATCAATTTTTTAAAGACGGCCGGAACGTACCTGGCCATTTCCATCGAAAATTCAAGGCTTTACAAACAATATCAGCAGAAAACAGATCAGATTGCAGCCCTCAATAAGATTATAAACTCCGTTAATTCCTCTCTGGATGTGGAAGAGGTCATACGGATAATCGCACTTGAGGTGCAAAAGATTGTGGATTTTGATTTTATATCGATTATGCTTTTTCATGACAATACCGAGCATATTCAGTATTTTCCGCTGGGAACGGCCCCGCTTGCCAAACGGCTCGGCGATAAAAACTGGGTTCCTATTGAAAATTCAAATCTGGGATGGATCAATTTTTGGGGCGAAAGCCAGGAGGCAACGGACAGCGGTCTGGAATATGGCATCCACGACCGTCGCAGCCAGATTGAACGGGAGCTGCATTCACAAATTCGGGCTCTGCTGATGTCAAAGGGGAAGTACATCGGCACCTTCAGTGTCGGCAAACTGGACAAAAATGCGTATTCCCCGGCTCACAAGCGTTTACTCAAACAAATTGCAAATCAGGTTTCCACCGCGATCGAAAATGCCCTTTTGTACCAGGAAGTTAAACGAAGCATGATGGAATATTCTGCCCTGGTCGATGTGAGCAATTCCCTGGGACTCAGTTTGAATAGCAATGTAGTGGTCGATTCGATTGTGAAGGCTGCTGCCGTGGCCATGGGAGCAAAATTAAGTACCATTTGGTTTGTCGGAAGTTCGGGTTCCGGAAGGAGTGTACCGGAGAACAATGTCTTTGATTTAATGCTGAAAACGCCTCTGGCAAAAAAGCTGAAACAGATGATTGTTGAAAAAGAGCCCCTTTCCATCAGTGATCTTCATAAGGAGGGGTTTACCCCGCCGGAAATTTCGGACCATCCGTTAAGCGGCAATCTGAAGTCCTATCTGGGTGTTCCGATTCTTTCGAATGGAGAAACAATTGCCATTTTAAGCGTTTACTGGGATCAATTCCATGAGATTGAATCCCGGGAAATTCGGCTGCTCAGTGCCATTGCCAGTCAGGCCACGATGGCTCTGGAGAATGCCAGACTTTTTGAGCGGGAGAGAAAGCGGTCGGCCCAGTTGGCAATGGTTAACGAGGTGGGCAAACGAATTGCATCTACCCTGAATTTGAATCATCTGCTGGATAATGTGGTTCGGGCGATTTACGAAATATTTCGTTACCGGAATGTTTCTATCTATCTCTCGGAAAATGCACATGAAAGACTGGTTCTGAAGTCCCAAAAGGGACAGCTTTCGGACATCCTGAAAATAGGCTCGGAAAACACGGAAACAGAAGGCCCCATCTGGAAGGCCTATCGAAGCGGACACACCGTTCTCATAAACAATCTGACCCGAAATGAGCGTATTGATGAAGGATATCCTGAAAGCGGTTCGCTGCTGAGCATTCCACTCAAAATTGCCGGCCGGCCCATGGGCGTATTGGCCCTGCTGGCGGGCGATCGAAATGCCTTTGACGAACGGGATGTGAATGCCTTTGAAGCGCTTTCGGGACAGCTTTCAAGCGCCATTCAGAATTCCCGGCTGTATGAGGAAACCCGTCAAAATACGGAAAAACTGAGCCGTGCCAATGAAGAACTGGAGGATTTTGTTTTTACGGTATCGCACGACTTGAAGGCACCCATCGTATCCATTAGCGGATTTACCACAATTCTGATGACGGAATACGGCGACCGGATTGATGAAGAGGGCCATCACTATTTGGAACGCATTCAGGGTAACGTCAAACAAATGGAAAACCTGATTCGCGATTTGCTGGAACTCTCTCGGATCGGCCGGGTTGTGAATCCGTTTGAACGGGTTGCCATTGCCGATATCGTCAAAACAGCCATCGACGATCTTCTTTTGCAAATTAAACAAAAGAACGTAAATGTAATCGTTCAGGAAAAGATGCCGGAAGTGGTTTGCGATAAGGCCCGGATTCTGCAGGTATTCACAAACCTGATTAGTAATGCCGTGAAATACATCGGCAACACGCCCGAACCCAAAATCGAAATCGGGTTCAAGGAGCTGGATGAATCGTATCAATTCTATGTAAAAGATAATGGAATTGGGATTGATCCGAAATATCACAAAAAAATATTTGAATTATTTCATATGCTAAAAGAACTAAAAAGTGTTGAAGGAACAGGCGTTGGTTTAACCATTGTTCGGCGAATTGTGGAAAATCACAGGGGACGTGTTTGGGTGGAATCCGAAAAAGGAAAGGGTTCAACGTTTTATTTTACTTTGCCCAAAACACAGGGCGAGAAGACGTCTGATTGA